In the genome of uncultured Sphaerochaeta sp., the window CGACATGGCGAGCACAAGAATCATTAGAACTGAGAGTAATTTTTTCATCTCTTCCTCCAGAAGTAATTCTCGGGGTGTCTTTGAAAGACTCCCCATCTACCTCCAGAGTAAAATGACTTTTGATACCTGTCAACAAAAATGATTGTTTTTTCTAGTGTCATTATATTTTTCAGTAGTGTTGTTTGATATTTCAAACCTTTTTATAGGAATTAATCTACCAATCGTCTCATTAGCCCTACAAACCAAGGACTTCAGTATGAGTTATGGAACGTTAAGAGGCTTGCCCGAAAGCAAGCCTTACGTTTCAAAAACAAAGGTTTCTATCGGCTCACCACATGCTGTGGCTTACCCTCCAGGAACGCTTTCAGGTTTTCCACCGCAATATCCATCAGCCGCTGCCTGCTCTCCTTCGGAGCCCAGCTGATGTGCGGCGTGATCAGGCAGTTCTTGGCAGAGAGCAGGGGATTGTCCGCCTTGATCGGTTCCTCGGAGACCACATCCAAGCCTGCAGCATACACCTTGCCGCTGTTCAGCGCATCCGCAAGGTCTTGTTCTACAACCAGGGGACCACGGCTGTTGTTGAGCAAGATGACCCCATCCTTCATGCGTGCGATGGAATCCTTGTTGATGATGCCCCTCGTGCTCTCAAAGAGCGGGCAGTGCAGGGAGATGACATCGCTGGAGCCGAGCAAGGTATCCAGATCAACATAGACATCCGAATTCCCGCTCTGCTGACTCACATCATAGGCGATGACCTGCATGCCGAAAGCCCTGGCGATGCGGGCGGTAGCCTGCCCTATCCTGCCATAGCCGATGATGCCCATCGTCTTGCCGGCCAGCTCGATCAAGGGATAGTCCCAGAAACAGAAATCCTGGTGATTCGTCCACCTCCCCTCTTTCACCGCATCACTGTGGTGCTGTACATGGTGGGCGATCTCCAACAACATGGCAAAGGCGAACTGGGCCACCGCATCGGTACCATAGGTGGGGATGTTGGTCACCGCCACACCCCGCCTCCGGGCGGCCTCGATATCCACCACATTGTAGCCGGTTGCCAATACCCCGATATATTTCAGGTTGGGAGCCATGGCAATGGTCTGTGCATCAAGAGGTGTCTTGTTGGTGATGACGATATCGGCAGAACCTATGCGAGAGAGAATCTGCTGCTGCTCGGTTCGGTCGTAGATGGTCACATCGCCGAAGGCCTCAAAGCCTTCCCATCCCAGGTCTCCTGGGTTCAGGGTATAGCCGTCAAGAATCACGATGGTGTGCTGCATAAGTACTCCTCATCAAGTAGTCGTGGTACTGCCAGTGTAGCAAGGATGAGAACTCCTGTCTTCCACCAAACAAGAACTATGGGCACGTAGGTCATTCAGGAAACAAGCGTGCTGTCATGCATGGTCGGGCACCTCATAGCTGAAGTAGTCGAAATCGGCAATGAAGGACCTTCCGGCAAGATCCTGGGCGCAAAGACCGATGAACGCACCGGTGAAGTGCATCGGCTCCAGATACTCGTCACTGAGAATGGAGGAGTCGAACGAGGGACCAAGCTCCTGCCAGTTCTGCTCATCCAGGGAGTAGGAGAACTGCAGGTGGTCGTAGCGCATGCTCGCCTTCAGGTAGACTCGACTTCCCTTTGGAACGGAAACAGGCTTGACCGGCTCGACCCAGCTTCCTTTGTTGCAGCAATAGAGGTTCAGCACCTCAGCCTCGTCGATACTTGTCTTGGCAAGGTAGAAGAAGTGGCGGTGGTCGTAGAAGGCTATCAGGCCGGCGAGCTGGTTGTAGTCCTTGGGATTGCACTCCAAAGCAGTGACCGCATCATAGCAGAAGCTGGTCTGCCTTCGGGCGACCAGGCTCTGCTCAAAGCGGGAAGTAACCGACTCCTTGCCCCGAAGGCGCAGAAAGCCCGGTCGCTCGGAGAGACTGCACCGCTTCTCATCAAGCTTGAAGCGAAGACTTTGGTAGAGGGGAGCAAGCGTTTTCTGGTCAAAGTCATCACGTACCAGCGCGTTCTTCCCGCTTTCTGATGCTCCCAGATCGGGAACAGATACCACCAGCTTGGGCTCCCTGCCTCCCCCCTCAAGCCTCAGCCAGCCATCGTCGGTCCAATAGACCTTCTGCAGTGCAGCCTCACGGCCGAGGATGCAACGCCCACGGGAAGGAAGCGGGCGGGCACAGAGGTGTGCGATGTACCACGAGCCTTCCTGGGTCTGCACGAGGGACGCATGGCCTGCCTTTTGCAAGGGATTGGTTGGATAGAAGCGGCTGGAGAGCATCGGGTTGTCGGGATCGGTCTCATACGGACCCCAGGGAGAGGATGAACGGGCCATGGAGACGGCATGGTCGTAGAAGGTCCCCCCTTCGGCTGTCATCAGGTAGTACCAGCCGTTGAGATGGTAGAGGTGAGGCCCCTCCACCTTGCCAAGGCCGCTGCCTGCATAGATCAGGCGGCTCTCACCTACCAAGCTCTTTGTAGCCCGGTCGAACTCCTGCATCACGATGCCGGCAAAGTGATCTTTGCCAGAGCGGTAATCCCAGCGATTGCGCAGATAGTAGGTCTTGCCGTCCCCATCAAAGCAGAACGACGGGTCGATCCCCCCGCTGTCAAGGAAGATAGGGTCCGACCACGGCCCTTCGATGGCCGGGCTGGTCACCAGATAGTTGTGCATGTCACGCGGCCCGTCATAACCCCAGTTGCGCATGACCGTATAGGTAAGGTAGAACAACCCCTCCTCTTCACAGAAGGTGAGGTCGGGTGCCCAGACCCCTTCTGAGCTCTGGATGCCCCTGAGGTCCAGCTGGCTGGGCCTATCCAAGGCATGGCCGATGAGATTCCAGTCTATCAGGTTGCGGCTGTGATAGAGACAGATGCCGGGAAACCACTCGAAGGTGGAAGTGGCGATGTAGTAGTCATCACCATGGCGAAGGATGCACGGATCGGGATTGAAGCCGGAAAGAATCGGGTTGGTCACTGATTTCATACGACAATTCCTATGAGGTTGGAGAAGGTTACCACCAAGGGGATCGAAATGATCGCCAAGAGGGTGCTGACGATGAAGAGCTGGGAGGCGTAGATGCTGTCCTTGCCGTAGCGCAGGGCAAACATCGTACACGATGCTCCCACTGGGCATGCGCTTGCGATGATGATCGTCAGCAACATGACCGGGTTGAGAGGAAGGAACATGAAGGCAAGGGCAACTGCCAGAGGTACCAGGATGAGCTTGTGGAAGCTGACCAGATAGATGCGGGGGTTGGTGAAGCAGGAGAGCAGGTTGGACTGGGCAAGGGTTGCCCCGGCAACCAGCATGGCGAGCGGGGTGTTCATGCCCCCTACGCTGTCCAGGGCCTGGACGATGACCGTGGGTACGGGAATCCTGAGGATGAAGGTAAGAAAGCCCAGTACCACTCCCACGATTGCAGGACTGAAGAGGTTCTTTGCCGTCTCCTTCACCCCGCTTCTTCCGATCATCAGAATCACCCCGTGGGTCCAGAAGAAGAGATAGAAGACCGTAAGATAGCCGCTGAGATAGAATACCCCTTCACGACCAAAGAGCCCATCGGCCAAGGGGATACCGAAGAAGCCGCAATTTGAGTAGATGATGCTCAGCTTCTCAATTGCCCCACTGAATGACTTCTTGCGGATCACCAGTGCCGCCACCAGAATCTGGAGGAGAAAGGCTGCAAAGGAGAGGGCAAACGAGTACCCCAGATTCACCAACAACTCATGCGAGTAGGTAATCTGGTAGGAGACGAATATCACCGCTGGGCTGACGACCTGCAAAAGGAAGGTCGAAAGACGCTTGGTCAGCGCCTCATCGAAAATTCCCTTTCTCAGGCAGATCACCCCCAAGGCGAGGATGAGAAACATGATCCCGATCTTTTCCAGTACGATGGACAGCATAATCCTTCCTTAGAATGTACAGCGGTTCTTCAGTTTCCCGACCTTATCAGGTGCAAGGAATGTTGTCAGGAACCCAATCCGTTTCAATGAAGAATATGCCATACGTGGGCTAGTATAGCCCGAGTTTCCAAAAAGGCGAGAAAATTATGGACAATTACACGAAGGTGACAGGAAGCGCATAGGTATCCTGTCCCAGCAGGACAGGAACATCGGATGAGCAAAGTATGACCTTGCTTCCCAGTTCCTTGCCCTTGATTTGTGCCAGTACCGAGAAATTCCGTGCATCATCCAGTTTGGGAGTAGCACTCTTCTTGATCTCTACTGGATACAACGTATGGGCATCCTCGATCAGCAGATCAATCTCCTTTCCCTCCTTATCCCGATAGAAAAAGAGAGAGGGTTCTCGCCCGGTATTCAAGAAGCTCTTCAACACTTCGCTTACTACAAAGGTCTCAAACATTGCCCCAGCCATCGCTCCATGCTGCAAAACCTCAGCTGATGACCACTTGGTCAGCCAACAAGCAAGACCAGTATCAAGAAAATAGAGTTTGGGGGTCTTGACGACCTGCTTTTCGACATTGGTTGCGTACGGTTTGAGCAAGTACACAAGCCCCGTAGAAACGAGGATGGAAACCCAGCGTTTAGCTGTCGGTCCAGTAATGCCAACTTCCTTAGCCAAATCAGAATAATTGAGCAACTGACCAGTCCTGCTTGCAACGACGGTAAGAAACTGAAGAAATTGCAACTCATCTCCCACTTGTGCAAGCAAACGCACATCCCGTTCCAAATATGTCTTCACATACGAGCCGTAATAATCTTCTGCTTGCACCTGTTTCGTAACGA includes:
- a CDS encoding D-2-hydroxyacid dehydrogenase, whose amino-acid sequence is MQHTIVILDGYTLNPGDLGWEGFEAFGDVTIYDRTEQQQILSRIGSADIVITNKTPLDAQTIAMAPNLKYIGVLATGYNVVDIEAARRRGVAVTNIPTYGTDAVAQFAFAMLLEIAHHVQHHSDAVKEGRWTNHQDFCFWDYPLIELAGKTMGIIGYGRIGQATARIARAFGMQVIAYDVSQQSGNSDVYVDLDTLLGSSDVISLHCPLFESTRGIINKDSIARMKDGVILLNNSRGPLVVEQDLADALNSGKVYAAGLDVVSEEPIKADNPLLSAKNCLITPHISWAPKESRQRLMDIAVENLKAFLEGKPQHVVSR
- a CDS encoding glycoside hydrolase family 43 protein, encoding MKSVTNPILSGFNPDPCILRHGDDYYIATSTFEWFPGICLYHSRNLIDWNLIGHALDRPSQLDLRGIQSSEGVWAPDLTFCEEEGLFYLTYTVMRNWGYDGPRDMHNYLVTSPAIEGPWSDPIFLDSGGIDPSFCFDGDGKTYYLRNRWDYRSGKDHFAGIVMQEFDRATKSLVGESRLIYAGSGLGKVEGPHLYHLNGWYYLMTAEGGTFYDHAVSMARSSSPWGPYETDPDNPMLSSRFYPTNPLQKAGHASLVQTQEGSWYIAHLCARPLPSRGRCILGREAALQKVYWTDDGWLRLEGGGREPKLVVSVPDLGASESGKNALVRDDFDQKTLAPLYQSLRFKLDEKRCSLSERPGFLRLRGKESVTSRFEQSLVARRQTSFCYDAVTALECNPKDYNQLAGLIAFYDHRHFFYLAKTSIDEAEVLNLYCCNKGSWVEPVKPVSVPKGSRVYLKASMRYDHLQFSYSLDEQNWQELGPSFDSSILSDEYLEPMHFTGAFIGLCAQDLAGRSFIADFDYFSYEVPDHA
- a CDS encoding AEC family transporter; the encoded protein is MLSIVLEKIGIMFLILALGVICLRKGIFDEALTKRLSTFLLQVVSPAVIFVSYQITYSHELLVNLGYSFALSFAAFLLQILVAALVIRKKSFSGAIEKLSIIYSNCGFFGIPLADGLFGREGVFYLSGYLTVFYLFFWTHGVILMIGRSGVKETAKNLFSPAIVGVVLGFLTFILRIPVPTVIVQALDSVGGMNTPLAMLVAGATLAQSNLLSCFTNPRIYLVSFHKLILVPLAVALAFMFLPLNPVMLLTIIIASACPVGASCTMFALRYGKDSIYASQLFIVSTLLAIISIPLVVTFSNLIGIVV
- a CDS encoding ATP-binding protein; translated protein: MQRFAASFPIVLVTGPRQVGKSTALHHSFPDIPYLTFDDPSQQLSVKQDPKTFLNMHQSPRIFDEVKYVPELFPYLKMDVDSRGEQGMYYLTGSQQFSMMQRVSESLAGRIGILQLLGISLRERFGDSLYSPFIPTREFIQERKSPSSCPTPKLWEYIHQGSFPVIVTKQVQAEDYYGSYVKTYLERDVRLLAQVGDELQFLQFLTVVASRTGQLLNYSDLAKEVGITGPTAKRWVSILVSTGLVYLLKPYATNVEKQVVKTPKLYFLDTGLACWLTKWSSAEVLQHGAMAGAMFETFVVSEVLKSFLNTGREPSLFFYRDKEGKEIDLLIEDAHTLYPVEIKKSATPKLDDARNFSVLAQIKGKELGSKVILCSSDVPVLLGQDTYALPVTFV